From a region of the Drosophila ananassae strain 14024-0371.13 chromosome XL, ASM1763931v2, whole genome shotgun sequence genome:
- the LOC6504641 gene encoding probable ATP-dependent RNA helicase kurz, producing MGKKVHNAKARQNPETIVDNSAVKKIQIDVDAVAGTSQAGYDEANALVLPSQKRATKIKVDKQQHVKILTKKQRKHLQTIVDRKKKKEGRAQLLGDLAAVQIPDAELQQYTSISQVQTVGLKRLPTLDEYLAKKKERQAQVQAESATGNRRVNAIKGSKRKLLDEEEAELEAKRRNPNIISIGDEEDEEDSSDEEEEESSPPPPIPAPIPAPVQTAPPKIPAKPVIEKRKQEAPAPVCTHQTVYVPVHRSTEVQEARLRLPILAEEQQVMETINENPIVIVAGETGSGKTTQLPQFLYEAGYAQHKMIGVTEPRRVAAIAMSKRVAHEMNLPESEVSYLIRFEGNVTPATKIKFMTDGVLLKEIETDFLLSKYSVIILDEAHERSVYTDILVGLLSRIVPLRHKRGQPLKLIIMSATLRVTDFTENERLFKVPPPLLKVEARQFPVTIHFQKRTPDDYVAEAYKKTVKIHNQLPEGGILIFVTGQQEVNQLVRKLRRTFPYRPVKDEKPGEAAKKETKAEELAEDPKEQEFDMKRTIRNIRKTKKKFLSQISLPKINLDDYKLPGDDTEADMHEQEDEDEEKELELDDEEDGEDMNVDGETSSSGQRQPLWVLPLYSLLSSEKQNRIFQPVPEGCRLCVVSTNVAETSLTIPHIKYVVDSGRQKTRLYDKLTGVSAFVVTYTSKASADQRAGRAGRISAGHCYRLYSSAVYNDCFEAFSQPDIQQKPVDDLMLQMRCMGIDRVVHFPFPSPPDQVQLEAAEQRLTVLGALEAPPSSSIDPKKDLPPEVTRLGKVISRFPVAPRFGKMLALSHQQNLLPYTVCLVAALSVQEVLIETGVQRDEDVAPGANRFHQKRQSWASSGNYQLLGDPMVLLRAVGAAEYAGSQGRLAEFCTTNGLRPKAVSEVRKLRVQLTNEINLNVSDVNLGVDPEMKPPTDAQARFLRQILLAGMGDRVARKVPLAEIADKEERRRLKYAYHCADMEEPAFLHVSSVLRQKCPEWVVYQEAYELQNGDSTKMFIRGITAIEPEWLLLYVPLLCNIREVREDPAPRYDEASGRMYCYVDATFGRAGWDLPLGEVEMPVSEKACCYFGMFLLEGKVCPRLAEFKGKLKSTPASLIKSWSSLNDKVLRFKRALITKQIHSRQGLEAEWDSDPHFLLEEYQNLLYDVALSELSPIWPPLDKNNS from the exons GCGCGGCAAAACCCGGAGACAATTGTCGACAACTCGGCTGTAAAAAAG ATTCAAATCGATGTGGATGCAGTGGCTGGGACTAGCCAAGCTGGCTACGATGAGGCCAATGCTCTGGTCTTGCCCTCCCAGAAGCGGGCGACCAAGATCAAGGTGGACAAACAGCAGCACGTGAAGATCCTCACCAAGAAGCAGCGGAAACACCTGCAGACCATTGTTGAcagaaagaagaagaaggagggc CGTGCACAACTCTTGGGGGACCTGGCAGCCGTACAAATCCCCGATGCGGAGCTCCAGCAATACACATCCATAAGTCAAGTGCAAACAGTGGGCCTGAAACGGCTGCCTACTTTGGACGAGTATCTGGCCAAGAAGAAGGAGCGACAGGCCCAAGTGCAGGCGGAGAGTGCCACTGGCAACAGGCGAGTGAATGCCATCAAAGGATCAAAGCGGAAGCTTCTCGACGAAGAGGAGGCGGAACTGGAGGCGAAGCGTCGAAACCCGAATATTATCAGTATAGGGGACGAGGAGGACGAAGAGGATTCTAGtgatgaggaggaggaagagtcCAGCCCACCTCCACCTATTCCCGCTCCAATTCCTGCGCCTGTTCAAACTGCTCCGCCGAAAATCCCAGCCAAGCCAGTGATAGAGAAACGAAAACAGGAGGCTCCAGCTCCGGTCTGCACCCACCAAACGGTTTACGTTCCAGTCCATCGTTCGACTGAGGTCCAGGAAGCCCGTCTTCGGCTGCCCATCCTGGCCGAGGAGCAACAGGTTATGGAGACCATCAACGAGAATCCCATCGTGATTGTGGCCGGTGAAACGGGATCGGGAAAAACCACCCAGTTGCCGCAGTTCCTCTACGAGGCAGGCTACGCCCAGCACAAGATGATCGGTGTGACGGAACCACGCCGAGTGGCCGCCATTGCCATGTCCAAGCGCGTGGCGCACGAAATGAATCTGCCGGAGAGCGAGGTGTCCTATCTGATACGTTTCGAGGGAAATGTCACGCCGGCCACCAAGATCAAGTTCATGACAGACGGTGTCCTGTTAAAGGAGATTGAGACGGACTTCCTGCTCAGTAAATATTCTGTTATTATCCTGGACGAGGCGCACGAGAGGAGTGTCTACACTGACATCCTGGTGGGCCTGCTGTCGCGGATCGTTCCATTGCGCCACAAACGTGGCCAGCCCCTGAAGCTCATCATCATGTCCGCCACGCTGAGAGTCACCGATTTTACGGAGAACGAGCGGCTGTTTAAGGTGCCGCCGCCCCTGCTGAAGGTGGAGGCGCGTCAGTTCCCGGTGACCATCCACTTCCAGAAGCGCACACCAGACGACTACGTAGCCGAGGCGTATAAGAAGACTGTGAAGATACACAACCAGTTGCCGGAGGGCGGCATTCTCATATTCGTGACTGGCCAGCAGGAGGTGAACCAACTGGTTAGGAAGCTGCGTCGCACTTTTCCCTACCGCCCCGTGAAGGACGAGAAGCCGGGGGAGGCGGCGAAGAAGGAAACCAAGGCTGAGGAGTTGGCGGAGGATCCCAAGGAGCAGGAGTTTGACATGAAGCGAACCATCCGGAACATACGCAAGACGAAAAAGAAGTTCCTGTCGCAGATATCCCTGCCCAAGATCAACCTGGATGACTACAAGCTGCCTGGCGACGACACCGAAGCGGACATGCACGAGcaggaggatgaggatgaggagaaggagctggagctggacgACGAAGAGGATGGAGAGGACATGAACGTGGATGGAGAAACGAGTAGCTCCGGACAGAGGCAACCACTGTGGGTTCTGCCGCTGTACTCGCTGCTCTCGTCGGAGAAGCAGAACCGCATCTTCCAGCCCGTTCCCGAGGGCTGTCGCCTATGCGTGGTGAGCACCAATGTGGCGGAGACCTCGCTGACCATTCCGCACATCAAGTACGTGGTAGACAGTGGCCGCCAGAAGACCCGGCTCTACGACAAGCTGACCGGCGTGAGCGCCTTCGTGGTCACCTACACCTCCAAGGCCTCGGCGGATCAGCGCGCCGGTCGAGCTGGTCGTATCAGCGCCGGACACTGCTATCGCTTGTACTCCAGTGCCGTGTACAACGACTGCTTCGAGGCCTTCTCCCAGCCGGACATCCAGCAGAAGCCCGTGGACGATCTCATGCTCCAGATGCGCTGCATGGGCATCGATCGCGTTGTTCACTTTCCCTTCCCCTCGCCCCCGGATCAGGTGCAGCTGGAGGCCGCCGAGCAGAGGCTTACGGTCCTGGGTGCTTTGGAGGCGCCGCCATCCAGCTCCATCGATCCTAAAAAGGATCTGCCGCCGGAGGTGACGCGACTGGGCAAGGTCATCTCCAGATTCCCCGTCGCACCGCGTTTCGGCAAAATGCTCGCCCTCTCCCACCAGCAGAATCTACTGCCGTATACGGTGTGCCTGGTGGCCGCCCTCTCCGTCCAGGAGGTGCTCATCGAGACGGGCGTCCAGCGGGACGAGGATGTGGCGCCGGGAGCGAATCGCTTCCACCAGAAACGCCAGAGTTGGGCCTCCTCCGGCAACTATCAGCTACTCGGGGATCCGATGGTCCTGCTACGGGCCGTCGGAGCAGCGGAATATGCCGGTTCTCAGGGGCGTCTGGCGGAATTCTGTACGACCAACGGTCTCCGGCCCAAGGCCGTCAGTGAAGTGCGCAAGCTTCGTGTCCAGCTGACCAACGAAATCAACCTGAACGTTAGCGACGTGAACCTGGGCGTTGATCCGGAAATGAAGCCGCCCACCGATGCCCAGGCCCGCTTCCTGCGTCAGATCCTGCTGGCCGGCATGGGGGATCGGGTGGCCCGGAAGGTACCGCTGGCCGAGATCGCTGACAAGGAGGAGCGGCGACGCCTCAAGTACGCCTACCACTGCGCCGACATGGAGGAGCCGGCCTTCCTGCACGTCTCATCCGTGCTGCGCCAGAAGTGCCCCGAGTGGGTGGTCTACCAGGAGGCGTACGAGCTCCAAAACGGAGATTCCACCAAGATGTTTATACGCGGCATCACTGCCATCGAACCGGAGTGGCTGCTCCTGTACGTGCCGCTGCTGTGCAATATCCGGGAGGTGCGCGAGGATCCAGCTCCCCGGTATGACGAGGCATCTGGTCGGATGTACTGCTATGTGGATGCCACATTCGGACGAGCTGGCTGGGATCTGCCGCTCGGCGAGGTGGAGATGCCTGTCAGCGAGAAGGCCTGCTG CTACTTTGGCATGTTCCTGCTGGAGGGCAAGGTGTGCCCCCGTCTGGCCGAGTTCAAGGGCAAGCTGAAGTCCACGCCCGCCTCCCTGATCAAGAGCTGGTCGAGCCTGAACGACAAGGTGCTGCGGTTCAAACGGGCGCTGATAACGAAGCAGATCCACAGCCGTCAGGGGCTGGAGGCTGAGTGGGACAGTGATCCGCATT TCCTGCTGGAAGAGTACCAGAACCTGCTGTACGACGTCGCCCTCAGCGAACTGAGTCCCATCTGGCCGCCGCTCGACAAGAACAACTCCTGA